In Klebsiella aerogenes, the DNA window GTATTTTACCAGATGGGCGTTCGCCTGGCCGTCGACTGGTGGGGCGGTGATGGCGACTTTGAGCTCGTCGCCATGCAGACCAACAATACTGTCGCGGCTGGCCTTTGGCTGAATATACAGCCGTAGAACCAGCCCGTCAGCGGAGACATCAACGGCACTCATAGCGCCATCCACAGCCCCGGAAGCAGGATATTGCCGGTGGCTTGCAGCAGTTCGGCGATCCCCATGTTAATGACGTACAGCAGCAGAACCAGCACCATCGGCGAGAAGTCGATACCACCCATTGAGGGCAACAGGTTACGGATCGGGCGCAGCAGCGGGTCAGCCAGCTGCATTAGCACGTATTCCACCGGGCTGCGGCCCTGGCTCACCCAGCTCATGATCGCCATCAGCAGCAGTACCCAGAAAATCAGCGAGCCGATGGTTTTCAGTAGGATCAGTACCGCGGCAATCCAGATAATCGGCTGGAAGGTGACCACCATAAACAGCACGATAGCTTTGATGACGCAAAGCACGAAGGCGACCAGCAGCGAAGCGCTATCGAGCGGCCCCATCGCCGGAATGATACGGCGCAGCGGCCCGACGATCGGCTGGGTGGCTTTCACCACGAATTGCGAAAACGGGTTGTAAAAGTCGCAGCGCGCCCACTGCATCCAGACGCGTAACAACATGACCATTGTGTAGAGTTCAATGACCGTTGAGAGCAGGAAGGTCAACGTCTTCATGGCGTTCCTCTGATTCCTTATTTTTTGCTGTAGTCGCGCGCGCCGAAGATTGCGGTCCCGATGCGCACCATAGTGCTTCCCGCCGCGATAGCGGCTTCCATGTCATCCGACATTCCCAGAGATAGCGTATCAACTGAAGGGTAGTGCGTTTTCAGTTGCGCGAATGCTACCGCCATTTGTTGGGCGACGGCAAACTGCCTTTCATACTCTGGCTCCGGGGCCGGAATGGCCATTAACCCGCGAAGCTGCAGGTTGGGTAAGGCGGCGATCCCGGCGGCTAAAGCGTCAAGCTCCGCCAGCGGAATACCAGATTTACTCTGTTCGTCGCTGATGTTGATTTGAATCAGCACGTTAAGCGGCGGCATCTCAGCCGGACGCTGTTCGCTCAAGCGGGTGGCGATTTTCAACCGGTCGATGGTGTGGCACCAGTCAAAGTGTTCGGCTACCAGGCGGCTTTTGTTGGACTGCAGCGGGCCGATAAAGTGCCACTGCAGGCCGCTGGCGCCCGCTTGTTGGAAATAGTGGATTTTATCCACCCCTTCCTGGACGTAGTTTTCGCCGAATGTCCGCTGTCCTGCGGCCATGGCTTCTTCGATAGCGCTCGCAGGTTTGGTTTTACTCACTGCAAGCAACGTAACTTCTTCTGGAGCGCGGCCGCAGCGTGCGGCAGCGTCTGAGATTTTATCCCGGACCTGTGCCAGGTTATGCGCAATATCGTTCATATTCCGAGGATCAGTTATGGAGCTGGAAGAAATCGTGGCCCTTAGTGTAAAGCATAACGTCTCCGATCTACACCTGTGCAGCGCGTATGCGCCGCGCTGGCGCCGTCTTGGGAAGCTGGAACCCGCGCCATTTGCCTCGCCGGACGTCGGGGAAATATTAACCCGCTGGCTCAATGACGAGCAGTTGGCGCAATGGCAGGCCGATGGTCAGATGGATTTTGCGCTCTCTCCCGCGGGCGGCCCACGGCTGCGCGCCAGCGCTTTTGCCCATGCGCGCGGGGTATCGCTGGCGCTACGGCTGCTGCCGGAACGCTGTCCGCAGCTTGATAGTTTGGGCGTGCCCGCCGCGCTTACCGAGCTATTAAACGAAGAAAACGGTTTAATCCTGGTCACGGGCGCCACCGGTAGCGGCAAATCAACCACGCTGGCGGCGATGGTGGGATATCTCAACCAGCATCGACATGGGCATATTTTAACGCTTGAAGATCCGGTTGAGTTTATTCATGCCAGCGAGTGCTGCCTGATCCAGCAGCGTGAAGTTGGCCGCCATTGCTCCTCGTTCGCCGCAGCGCTCCGCGTGGCACTGCGACAAGACCCTGATGTCATTTTATTGGGCGAACTGCGCGACAGCGAGACGATTCGTCTGGCGCTGACCGCTGCCGAAACCGGACATCTGGTGATGGCGACGCTCCATACCCGCAGCGCGGCGCAGGCCATCGAACGGCTGGTGGACGTTTTCCCCGCGGACGAAAAAGAACCGGTCCGCAGCCAGCTGGCCGGGAGTTTATGCGCTGTGGTGGCGCAAAAATTGTTGCCAAATGCTTCTGGCGGCCGGGTTGCGCTATACGAACTTTTAGTGAACACGCCAGCGGTGGCAAATTTGATCCGCGAGGGGAAAACACACCAGCTACCCGGTGTGATGCAAACCAGCCAGCAGGCAGGAATGCAGACCTTTGCGCAGAGTTTTCAACAACGTGCATCGGCAGGGGAGTTATAAGCACAGCATTGGCGTGCAGAGAACGAACCTATTTAAATGTTAATTCAATGTTCTATTAATGTTTTTATAAATGTTTTCATAATACAAATAAGCAGAGTAATCTAAGCTGAAATAATGAATGTTATGACAGCAGGCTTACATTTCTTCCGCATAACCAGGAAAAAAGTAGGATTACCTTTTGACACTTTTAATCGGTTCGATTTATGCTGTTTGTGGGAATAGGAAGATTCTCATGAAATGATGTTTCAATATCCAAACTGTATTTGAAAATATAAATACATTATTGAACGTTTTAATTTTCAGTTCATTTAACCGCCATGATGGCGGGGTACTGCTAAGGAGAGTTTTAAGTGATTAATTTATCGAAAAATTCGCTGCATTCGCGTCAGGTGACTTTTATTACTCATCCCTCGATTCAGAGTAATGCCTTCGCGGCGTGGTTAACTGAGAAACTGTCCATCATCGTCACGCTGCATAATATCAACAAACCGCTAACGCAGCGTCTGGCGAAAGATTCCGTAATATTGTTTGATATTGCTGTTTCTAATAAGAAATTGAACAGTGTGTGGCGAGATATTATTCGCGTACAGGCAGATAACCCACGTCTGCTGATTATCAACAGCGCGCAAAAGTATGAGCTATACGAAATGGCGCAATGGCCTGCGTTATATGGCATATTTCGCCATGACGACGACCAATCGCGCTTAATTGAGGGCGTCAAAGCCGTATTAAACGGTGAACAGACGGCTGAATTGAGCGTGATGCACCCGGCGCTGTATTCTGTGGATCAGGTTGCGGCGCCAGCAGATAGCTCGCTACTGACCGAACGTGAATGCGAAATCCTTAATGAGCTGCGCTGCGGCGCGACGAATATGGATATCGCCCGCGCGCTGTTTATCAGCGAAAACACCGTACGCACGCATTTGTACAATGTTTTCCGCAAGCTGAGCGTGAAGAACCGCACCCAGGCGGTAAGCTGGGCTAATGAGCATCTGCGTCATTGATAAAACTGATGCTACAGGTACCGCTTTTTGAGGTTGATGGCAAACCCATGCCCGGCGGCACTATCTTGCGCGGGCCTACGGGTTACGCCAGTAGGGGTTTTGTAGGCCGGGTAAGGCAATAGCCGCCACCCGGCATAAACGAGAGTCTATAGTCAGCAATCTGGAAAGGTTGTTCCTGTAGGTACAGGCGCCGCTTTTTTTCGCTGTCAGTCCCGGAGCTACCGATCAGTATCCCTGTTCGAAATAGCTTTCGAGAATAATCACGGCAGAGGCGGAATCAATGCTGCCTTTATTGAGGGCGCGAAAGCCGCCGTGTTCAAACAACCCGGCGCGGGCTTCGACGGTGCTCAGGCGCTCGTCGTGCAAGGTGATCTTGACGCCGAAGCGGCCATGAATTTTATTGGCAAAGTTACGCGCGCGGGCGGTTAACGGCTGCTCGGTGCCGTCCATATTCAGCGGCAGGCCAACAATCACCGCTTCCGGTTGCCACTCTTTCAGCAGTTTCTCAATGACGTTCCAGTCCGGTTTACCGTCCTGCGCCTTCAGCGCCGGAAGCGGACGCGCTGTGCCGGTAATGCGTTGACCAACGGCGACGCCGATGCTTTTAGTGCCGAAATCAAAACCCAGTAAGGTGCCGCTCATTATGCGTGCCCCGCGTCGGCCGGCATCGTCACGATGTCGATACCGATAAGTTTGGCCGCTTCGCGCCAGCGATCGGCGATAGGCGTTTTAAACAAAATATTCTGATCGGCCGGGGCGGTGAGCCAGGCGTTGTCCAGAATCTCCTGCTCCAACTGACCCTTTTCCCACGACGCGTAGCCCAGCGCCACCAGTACGTCGCTCGGCTGTTTATCAGTACCAAGGGTTTCCAGCACATCGCGCGAGGTGGTGATCACCGTGTTGTCGGAGATGCGAATGCTGGAGGAAAAGTCAGATGGTGGGGTATGCAGAATAAAGCCGCGGTCTTCCGCCAGCGGGCCGCCGACCATTACCGGTTTATCCAGACGAATATCCGGATTACGCGGCTCCGGCACAATTTTCAGTTTCTCCAGGATCCCTTCCACCTGCAGATTTTCCAGCGGCTTATTGATAATAATGCCCATGGCGCCATCGTCGTTGTACTCGCAGATATAGACGACGGAGCGACGGAAAATGGGGTCCTGTAGAGCAGGCATGGCAATCAGAAAGTGATGCTGTAAATTCATTGTCAGAGGTTCTGTTCCTGGTTCAAAAAGCAGCACCCAGTATGCGGGTAAAGTAGAAACGTGTCGATGCACTTATTTTTCAGGCGCCGGAGCGACGCCTGATTGGCGGGCGCTTGCCCGCCGTAGCGCTTATTTGTTGATACGTTTTTCGATAGCGTCCATCAGCATGCCGGTAATCGACACATCCGGGAAGGCGGCTTCGATTTCGCGCACGCAGGTTGGGCTGGTGACGTTAATCTCGGTCAGGCGGTCGCCGATAATATCCAGACCGACGAAGATCAGGCCTTTGGCTTTCAGCGTCGGGCCGACGCGACGGGCAATTTCCCAGTCGCTTTCGGTCAGCGGACGGGCTTCGCCGCGGCCGCCAGCGGCCAGGTTGCCACGCGTTTCACCGCCCTGCGGGATACGCGCCAGGCAGTAAGGCACCGGCTCGCCATCCACGACCAGTACACGCTTGTCGCCATCTTTGATGGCAGGCAGATAGTTCTGCGCCATGCAGTAGCGGCTACCCAGCTCGGTCAGGGTTTCAGAAATGACGCCGAGATTCGGATCGCCGGCTTTCACGCGGAAAATGGAGGTGCCGCCCATCCCGTCCAGCGGTTTGAGAATGATATCGCCGTGCTTTTCCCAGAACGCTTTCAACTGGGCTTTATTACGGGTGACCAGCGTTTCCGGGGTCAGTTCGGAGAACCAGGCAGTGAACAGCTTTTCGTTACAGTCGCGCAGGCTCTGCGGCTTGTTGACGATCAGCGTGCCTTTCTCTTCGGCGCGTTCCAGAA includes these proteins:
- a CDS encoding LuxR C-terminal-related transcriptional regulator, whose protein sequence is MINLSKNSLHSRQVTFITHPSIQSNAFAAWLTEKLSIIVTLHNINKPLTQRLAKDSVILFDIAVSNKKLNSVWRDIIRVQADNPRLLIINSAQKYELYEMAQWPALYGIFRHDDDQSRLIEGVKAVLNGEQTAELSVMHPALYSVDQVAAPADSSLLTERECEILNELRCGATNMDIARALFISENTVRTHLYNVFRKLSVKNRTQAVSWANEHLRH
- a CDS encoding YggS family pyridoxal phosphate-dependent enzyme — encoded protein: MNDIAHNLAQVRDKISDAAARCGRAPEEVTLLAVSKTKPASAIEEAMAAGQRTFGENYVQEGVDKIHYFQQAGASGLQWHFIGPLQSNKSRLVAEHFDWCHTIDRLKIATRLSEQRPAEMPPLNVLIQINISDEQSKSGIPLAELDALAAGIAALPNLQLRGLMAIPAPEPEYERQFAVAQQMAVAFAQLKTHYPSVDTLSLGMSDDMEAAIAAGSTMVRIGTAIFGARDYSKK
- the gshB gene encoding glutathione synthase; this translates as MIKLGIVMDPIASINIKKDTSFAMLLEAQRRGYELHYMEMNDLYLINGESRARTRTLSVEQNYDKWYEFTGEQDLALADLDVILMRKDPPFDTEFIYATYILERAEEKGTLIVNKPQSLRDCNEKLFTAWFSELTPETLVTRNKAQLKAFWEKHGDIILKPLDGMGGTSIFRVKAGDPNLGVISETLTELGSRYCMAQNYLPAIKDGDKRVLVVDGEPVPYCLARIPQGGETRGNLAAGGRGEARPLTESDWEIARRVGPTLKAKGLIFVGLDIIGDRLTEINVTSPTCVREIEAAFPDVSITGMLMDAIEKRINK
- a CDS encoding YqgE/AlgH family protein, producing the protein MNLQHHFLIAMPALQDPIFRRSVVYICEYNDDGAMGIIINKPLENLQVEGILEKLKIVPEPRNPDIRLDKPVMVGGPLAEDRGFILHTPPSDFSSSIRISDNTVITTSRDVLETLGTDKQPSDVLVALGYASWEKGQLEQEILDNAWLTAPADQNILFKTPIADRWREAAKLIGIDIVTMPADAGHA
- the yggU gene encoding DUF167 family protein YggU; this translates as MSAVDVSADGLVLRLYIQPKASRDSIVGLHGDELKVAITAPPVDGQANAHLVKYLAKQFRVAKSQVLIEKGELGRHKQVKIIHPQQIPAAVAALTE
- a CDS encoding type IV pilus twitching motility protein PilT: MELEEIVALSVKHNVSDLHLCSAYAPRWRRLGKLEPAPFASPDVGEILTRWLNDEQLAQWQADGQMDFALSPAGGPRLRASAFAHARGVSLALRLLPERCPQLDSLGVPAALTELLNEENGLILVTGATGSGKSTTLAAMVGYLNQHRHGHILTLEDPVEFIHASECCLIQQREVGRHCSSFAAALRVALRQDPDVILLGELRDSETIRLALTAAETGHLVMATLHTRSAAQAIERLVDVFPADEKEPVRSQLAGSLCAVVAQKLLPNASGGRVALYELLVNTPAVANLIREGKTHQLPGVMQTSQQAGMQTFAQSFQQRASAGEL
- the ruvX gene encoding Holliday junction resolvase RuvX — encoded protein: MSGTLLGFDFGTKSIGVAVGQRITGTARPLPALKAQDGKPDWNVIEKLLKEWQPEAVIVGLPLNMDGTEQPLTARARNFANKIHGRFGVKITLHDERLSTVEARAGLFEHGGFRALNKGSIDSASAVIILESYFEQGY
- a CDS encoding YggT family protein gives rise to the protein MKTLTFLLSTVIELYTMVMLLRVWMQWARCDFYNPFSQFVVKATQPIVGPLRRIIPAMGPLDSASLLVAFVLCVIKAIVLFMVVTFQPIIWIAAVLILLKTIGSLIFWVLLLMAIMSWVSQGRSPVEYVLMQLADPLLRPIRNLLPSMGGIDFSPMVLVLLLYVINMGIAELLQATGNILLPGLWMAL